A genomic region of Paenibacillus sp. PL2-23 contains the following coding sequences:
- a CDS encoding YlmC/YmxH family sporulation protein translates to MKISDFQTKDVINIVDGKKLGHISDLELDLRQGRIDSIVVPQFTKVFGLFGSNGTEIVIPWRNIVKIGADVVLVRMDEAKALRSEDDDLHART, encoded by the coding sequence ATGAAAATATCCGATTTTCAAACTAAGGACGTTATTAATATTGTCGACGGGAAGAAGCTGGGCCATATTAGCGATCTGGAGTTAGACCTGCGCCAGGGGCGTATTGACTCCATCGTTGTGCCGCAGTTTACGAAGGTATTCGGCTTGTTCGGCAGCAATGGAACGGAAATTGTCATTCCATGGCGCAATATTGTGAAGATCGGCGCCGACGTGGTGCTTGTCCGAATGGATGAGGCCAAGGCGCTTCGCTCCGAAGATGATGATTTGCACGCGCGGACCTGA
- the sigG gene encoding RNA polymerase sporulation sigma factor SigG, whose product MTRNKVEICGVDTAKLPVLTNVEMRELFTALQTRNEWAAREKLVNGNLRLVLSVIQRFNNRGEFVDDLFQVGCIGLMKAIDNFDLSQNVKFSTYAVPMIIGEIRRYLRDNNPIRVSRSLRDIAYKALQVRDSLTNKNSREPTIFEISEALNVPKEDVVFALDAIQDPVSLFEPIYHDGGDPIYVMDQISDDRNKDVSWIEEIALREAMHKLNEREKMILSMRFFEGKTQMEVADEIGISQAQVSRLEKSAIQQMQKHVKT is encoded by the coding sequence TTGACCCGAAATAAAGTCGAGATCTGTGGAGTGGATACCGCGAAACTGCCTGTACTAACCAATGTCGAAATGCGAGAGCTATTCACGGCGTTGCAGACCCGCAACGAATGGGCAGCAAGGGAGAAATTAGTGAACGGCAATTTGCGGCTCGTTCTCAGCGTTATTCAACGGTTTAACAATAGGGGAGAATTTGTAGACGATCTATTCCAGGTTGGCTGCATCGGACTTATGAAGGCGATTGATAATTTCGACCTTAGTCAAAACGTTAAATTTTCCACCTATGCCGTGCCAATGATTATTGGAGAAATTCGAAGGTATTTGCGCGACAACAATCCCATTCGCGTATCCCGAAGCTTGCGAGACATCGCCTACAAGGCGCTTCAGGTAAGGGACAGTCTTACGAACAAAAATTCAAGGGAGCCGACGATATTCGAAATTTCGGAGGCGCTGAACGTGCCGAAGGAGGATGTCGTGTTCGCCCTCGACGCGATTCAAGATCCCGTATCCCTGTTCGAGCCGATCTATCATGACGGCGGAGATCCAATCTATGTGATGGATCAGATCAGCGACGACCGGAACAAGGATGTGTCGTGGATCGAGGAGATTGCTTTGAGGGAAGCGATGCATAAGCTGAATGAGCGGGAGAAAATGATCCTGTCCATGCGCTTCTTCGAAGGCAAGACGCAGATGGAGGTTGCCGATGAAATCGGCATCTCGCAGGCGCAGGTGTCAAGGCTGGAGAAATCCGCCATTCAGCAGATGCAGAAGCATGTCAAGACGTAA
- the sigE gene encoding RNA polymerase sporulation sigma factor SigE, with translation MLVKYKLILHLYYYRILFLFGLKSEEIYYIGGSEALPPPLTREEEEYLLEKLPSGDTAIRAMLIERNLRLVVYIARKFENTGIHIEDLVSIGAIGLIKAVNTFDPEKKIKLATYASRCIENEILMYLRRNSKTRTEVSFDEPLNIDWDGNELLLSDVLGTENDTIYRNIEEQVDRKLLHKALDKLSERERIIMELRFGLADGEEKTQKDVADMLGISQSYISRLEKRIIKRLRKEFNKMV, from the coding sequence ATGCTCGTCAAGTACAAACTGATACTGCATTTATATTATTATCGAATTTTATTTTTATTCGGACTAAAGAGCGAAGAAATCTATTACATTGGCGGCAGCGAAGCTCTACCTCCACCATTGACGCGCGAGGAAGAGGAATATTTGCTGGAGAAGCTCCCTTCTGGCGATACCGCTATCCGGGCCATGTTAATCGAAAGAAATCTGCGGCTGGTTGTCTATATTGCCAGGAAGTTCGAGAATACCGGCATTCATATTGAGGATCTGGTGTCGATCGGGGCGATCGGGCTGATCAAGGCTGTCAATACATTTGATCCGGAGAAAAAAATTAAGCTGGCAACCTATGCTTCGCGCTGTATCGAAAACGAAATTCTGATGTATCTGAGGCGGAACAGCAAGACGAGGACCGAGGTGTCCTTCGATGAGCCGCTCAATATTGATTGGGACGGCAACGAGCTGCTGCTGTCGGATGTCCTTGGCACGGAGAACGATACCATCTACCGCAATATTGAAGAGCAGGTGGATCGCAAGCTGCTGCACAAGGCGCTCGACAAGCTGTCGGAGCGGGAGCGAATTATTATGGAGCTGCGCTTCGGCCTGGCGGACGGCGAAGAGAAAACGCAGAAGGATGTCGCTGACATGTTGGGCATCTCTCAATCGTATATTTCCAGGCTGGAAAAAAGAATTATTAAGCGTCTGCGCAAGGAATTTAACAAGATGGTATGA
- the spoIIGA gene encoding sigma-E processing peptidase SpoIIGA: MECRSREGGEAGLTVYIDILFLRELLVDGAILLTTAWVRHLRPKRWRVLASAAFGACYVVLMLYPQLSFLFTLGVKIIFSVGMVWIAFGFLSLQHFIRNIAAFYSVNFVAAGAVLGLYYLLMQGSGEVWRTMAIAGGSVQAELKLSLFYLAAALGIGLYIYRAVLAGKREKELQASHLADVKVTIDGQLYACVGLIDTGNQLYDPLTRTPVMVLEVSQLEDELPPSWVKSIREGGVDRLVAGMDDEWFKWQDRLRLVPFRGVTKGSQFMLALKPDAVEVNREGQVYETKRVLIGLDGGKLAADGAYQAIIHPAMVQS, encoded by the coding sequence ATGGAATGCCGGTCGCGGGAGGGAGGAGAGGCCGGCTTGACCGTGTACATCGATATTTTGTTTCTGCGCGAGCTGCTGGTGGATGGCGCTATTCTGCTGACCACGGCATGGGTGAGGCATCTTCGGCCCAAGCGCTGGCGGGTGCTAGCGTCCGCCGCATTCGGAGCCTGCTATGTTGTACTTATGCTTTATCCCCAGCTGTCATTCCTATTTACGCTTGGGGTAAAGATCATTTTTTCAGTAGGTATGGTGTGGATCGCGTTCGGCTTTTTGTCCTTGCAGCATTTTATTCGCAATATCGCGGCCTTCTACAGCGTTAATTTTGTTGCGGCTGGCGCTGTGCTTGGACTTTATTATTTGTTGATGCAGGGCTCCGGAGAAGTATGGAGGACGATGGCGATTGCCGGCGGAAGCGTTCAAGCGGAACTGAAGCTGTCCCTCTTTTATTTGGCAGCGGCGCTTGGTATCGGCCTCTACATATATAGGGCTGTGCTCGCGGGAAAACGGGAAAAGGAGCTTCAAGCCTCGCATCTGGCGGACGTCAAGGTAACCATAGATGGACAGCTGTACGCTTGCGTAGGTCTGATCGACACGGGCAACCAGCTCTATGATCCCCTTACTCGAACGCCTGTTATGGTGCTGGAGGTATCGCAGCTGGAGGATGAGCTGCCCCCGTCCTGGGTGAAGAGCATTCGTGAAGGCGGCGTGGATCGACTGGTGGCTGGCATGGACGATGAATGGTTTAAATGGCAGGACCGGCTGCGGCTTGTTCCGTTCCGCGGAGTGACCAAGGGCTCGCAGTTCATGCTGGCGCTGAAGCCGGATGCCGTAGAGGTGAACCGCGAGGGGCAAGTGTACGAAACAAAAAGGGTGCTCATTGGATTGGACGGCGGCAAGCTAGCGGCCGACGGTGCTTATCAAGCCATTATCCATCCGGCAATGGTGCAATCGTAA